A part of Paenibacillus sp. sptzw28 genomic DNA contains:
- the rpoC gene encoding DNA-directed RNA polymerase subunit beta', with protein sequence MLDVNNFEYMKIGLASPDKIRSWSRGEVKKPETINYRTLKPEKEGLFCEKIFGPTKDWECHCGKYKRVRYKGVVCDRCGVEVTRAKVRRERMGHIELAAPVSHIWYFKGIPSRMGLALDMSPRSLEEIIYFASYVVTDPGDTPLEKKQLLSEKEYRSYREKYGYGFHAGMGAEAVKKLLQDIDVDRELETLKEDLRTAQGQRRNRAIKRLEVIEAFRNSGNMPEWMILDVLPVIPPELRPMVQLDGGRFATSDLNDLYRRVINRNNRLKRLLDLGAPDIIVQNEKRMLQEAVDALIDNGRRGRPVTGPGNRPLKSLSHMLKGKQGRFRQNLLGKRVDYSGRSVIVVGPSLKMFQCGLPKEMALELFKPFVMKELVNKGLAHNIKSAKRKVERVSPEVWDVLEEVIKEHPVLLNRAPTLHRLGIQAFEPILVEGRAIKLHPLVCTAYNADFDGDQMAVHVPLSAEAQAEARLLMLASGNILNPKDGKPVVTPSQDMVLGSYYLTMDNKEAKGSGSVFASVNEAISAYQREIVSLHARIFIPVKVLNKTIFTEAQQKSLIATTVGKVIFNEIFPETFPYINEPTKVNLLQGTPDKYFVYEKGTDLQKFMHEVPQMGAVGKEYLGLIIAECFRQYHTTKTSVTLDRIKQLGFTYSTRAGITIAVSDVIVPDEKKEILRESEEKVKVVSNQYRRGLITNEERYDRVIEIWSKTKDQITDILMKSMDRYNSIMLMVDSKARGNKSQITQLGGMRGLMANPSGRIIELPIKSNFREGLTVLEYFISTHGARKGLADTALRTADSGYLTRRLVDVAQDVIVREDDCGTDKGFTVSKIQDGKEVIEDLYDRIEGRYSFETVRNPSTGEIILHRNELIDSNKAEEILNAGVEKLQIRSVLSCRARHGVCKICYGRNLATGKFVEIGEAVGIIAAQSIGEPGTQLTMRTFHTGGVAGDDITQGLPRIQELFEARNPKGQAIISELDGVIKDIRETKDRREIEVQGEAESKVYAVTYGSRIRVAKGQQIEAGDELTDGSIDPKDMLRIKGIRGVQNYILQEVQRVYRNQGVEINDKHVEVMIKQMLRKIRIVDAGETALLPGAFVDIHEYEAANREALLAGKEPAVAKPVLLGITKASLETDSFLSAASFQETTRVLTDAAIKGKVDQLLGLKENVIIGKLIPAGTGMQRYRGIRLKGYEDEVETIEEQLEVETVPVES encoded by the coding sequence TTGTTGGACGTGAACAACTTCGAGTATATGAAGATTGGATTGGCATCTCCGGATAAAATCCGCTCGTGGTCCCGCGGAGAAGTTAAAAAGCCGGAAACGATCAATTACAGGACGCTTAAACCGGAAAAAGAAGGGCTGTTCTGCGAAAAGATCTTCGGGCCGACGAAGGATTGGGAGTGCCATTGCGGTAAATATAAACGCGTTCGTTACAAAGGCGTTGTTTGTGACCGCTGCGGCGTTGAAGTAACACGTGCTAAAGTTCGCCGTGAGCGGATGGGCCATATTGAACTGGCTGCTCCTGTTTCGCATATTTGGTATTTTAAAGGAATTCCAAGCCGAATGGGGCTTGCCCTTGATATGTCGCCTCGATCACTCGAGGAAATCATTTATTTTGCATCGTATGTCGTTACCGACCCAGGCGATACGCCGCTTGAGAAAAAGCAGCTGTTGTCCGAGAAGGAGTACCGCAGTTACCGCGAGAAATACGGCTACGGATTTCATGCAGGCATGGGTGCCGAAGCGGTTAAGAAGCTGCTTCAGGATATCGATGTGGACCGTGAGCTAGAGACGTTGAAAGAGGATCTGCGTACTGCCCAAGGGCAGCGCCGGAATCGCGCTATTAAACGACTTGAGGTCATTGAAGCGTTCCGTAACTCCGGTAATATGCCGGAATGGATGATTCTTGATGTGCTTCCGGTCATTCCGCCGGAGCTTCGCCCTATGGTTCAGCTGGACGGCGGACGTTTTGCGACGTCTGACCTTAACGATCTGTACCGTCGTGTCATTAACAGAAACAACCGTTTGAAGCGGCTTCTTGACTTGGGCGCACCCGATATTATCGTTCAGAACGAGAAGCGGATGCTCCAGGAAGCGGTTGATGCGCTTATTGATAACGGCCGCCGCGGCCGTCCGGTAACCGGACCCGGTAACCGTCCGCTTAAATCGCTCAGCCATATGCTCAAAGGTAAGCAGGGACGTTTCCGTCAAAACTTGCTCGGAAAACGTGTTGACTACTCCGGCCGTTCCGTTATCGTAGTCGGGCCTAGTCTGAAGATGTTCCAATGCGGATTGCCTAAGGAAATGGCTCTCGAGCTGTTTAAACCTTTCGTTATGAAAGAACTCGTCAATAAAGGGCTTGCGCATAACATTAAGAGCGCTAAGCGCAAAGTTGAACGGGTTAGCCCGGAAGTGTGGGATGTTCTCGAAGAGGTTATTAAGGAACACCCGGTTCTTCTCAACCGTGCGCCAACGCTTCACCGGCTTGGCATTCAAGCCTTCGAGCCAATTCTTGTTGAAGGCCGCGCCATCAAACTGCATCCGCTCGTATGTACCGCTTATAACGCGGACTTCGACGGTGACCAAATGGCCGTACACGTACCTTTGTCCGCCGAAGCGCAGGCTGAAGCTCGGTTGCTGATGCTTGCATCGGGTAACATTTTGAACCCTAAAGACGGCAAGCCGGTTGTTACGCCTTCGCAGGATATGGTTTTGGGCAGTTACTATTTAACTATGGATAATAAAGAAGCGAAAGGAAGCGGTTCGGTATTCGCTTCCGTGAATGAGGCGATTTCCGCCTATCAACGTGAAATCGTATCGCTGCACGCGCGTATCTTTATTCCGGTTAAAGTGTTGAACAAAACGATCTTTACCGAGGCGCAGCAAAAGTCGCTTATAGCAACGACTGTCGGTAAAGTTATCTTTAACGAAATTTTCCCGGAAACGTTCCCTTACATTAATGAACCTACTAAGGTTAATTTACTGCAAGGAACTCCCGACAAATATTTCGTATATGAGAAAGGTACGGACCTGCAGAAATTCATGCATGAAGTACCGCAAATGGGCGCTGTAGGTAAGGAATATCTCGGATTGATTATCGCCGAGTGCTTCCGTCAATACCACACGACCAAAACATCCGTTACGCTTGACCGTATCAAGCAGCTCGGCTTTACGTACTCGACCCGCGCCGGTATTACGATCGCGGTATCCGACGTTATCGTACCGGATGAGAAGAAGGAAATCTTAAGGGAATCGGAAGAGAAGGTCAAAGTCGTTTCCAATCAGTACCGCCGCGGTCTGATTACAAACGAAGAACGTTATGACCGGGTTATCGAGATTTGGAGTAAAACCAAAGATCAAATTACCGATATTCTCATGAAATCGATGGACCGTTATAACTCCATCATGCTCATGGTCGATTCCAAAGCAAGGGGTAATAAATCGCAGATCACCCAACTGGGCGGAATGCGCGGTCTGATGGCCAACCCATCCGGCCGTATTATCGAGTTGCCGATTAAATCGAACTTCCGTGAGGGTCTGACTGTCCTTGAGTACTTTATCTCGACTCACGGAGCGCGGAAAGGTCTTGCCGATACGGCGCTCCGTACCGCTGACTCCGGTTACCTGACCCGTCGTTTGGTCGACGTAGCGCAGGATGTCATAGTGCGTGAGGACGATTGCGGTACCGATAAAGGATTTACCGTCAGCAAGATTCAAGATGGTAAAGAAGTTATTGAGGATCTGTACGATCGTATCGAAGGACGTTACTCGTTCGAGACCGTTCGAAACCCATCCACAGGTGAGATTATTCTGCATCGCAACGAATTGATTGATTCCAACAAAGCGGAGGAAATTCTGAACGCAGGCGTTGAGAAGCTGCAAATTCGTTCGGTACTGAGCTGTCGCGCTCGCCACGGGGTATGTAAAATTTGTTACGGCCGTAATTTGGCGACCGGTAAATTCGTTGAGATCGGCGAAGCGGTCGGTATTATCGCCGCACAATCCATTGGTGAGCCTGGAACGCAGCTTACCATGCGTACGTTCCATACCGGCGGTGTTGCCGGTGATGACATTACACAAGGTTTGCCGCGTATTCAAGAGCTCTTCGAAGCGCGTAACCCGAAAGGGCAAGCGATCATCTCCGAACTCGACGGTGTCATCAAAGACATCCGGGAAACGAAGGATCGCCGTGAAATCGAAGTCCAGGGCGAGGCAGAATCGAAAGTATATGCCGTTACCTACGGTTCTCGTATCCGTGTAGCGAAGGGTCAGCAGATTGAAGCGGGCGATGAACTGACGGACGGTTCAATCGATCCTAAGGATATGCTGCGCATCAAAGGAATCCGCGGCGTGCAGAACTACATTTTGCAAGAAGTTCAGCGCGTTTACCGGAACCAGGGCGTAGAAATCAACGATAAGCACGTTGAAGTAATGATTAAACAGATGCTGCGTAAAATCCGCATCGTTGATGCCGGAGAGACGGCGCTGCTGCCGGGTGCGTTCGTTGATATCCACGAATACGAAGCAGCTAACCGCGAGGCGCTCCTTGCAGGTAAAGAGCCGGCTGTTGCTAAACCGGTTCTGCTCGGAATTACAAAAGCATCGCTCGAAACCGACTCCTTCTTGTCGGCGGCGTCTTTCCAAGAAACGACACGCGTTCTCACGGATGCGGCGATCAAAGGGAAAGTCGATCAGCTTCTCGGCTTGAAAGAGAACGTTATTATCGGTAAGCTAATCCCAGCCGGCACGGGAATGCAGCGCTATCGCGGCATCCGCCTGAAAGGCTATGAGGATGAAGTGGAAACGATCGAAGAACAGCTTGAAGTTGAGACTGTCCCTGTTGAGTCATAA
- the rpoB gene encoding DNA-directed RNA polymerase subunit beta, whose product MRGEVKLAGQLVQYGRRTRRSYARIREVLEVPNLIEIQQKSYEKFLEKDLLELFQDISPIQDFTGNLMLEFIDYSLGEPKYSVDESKERDVTYAAPLRVKVRLINKETGEVKEQEVFMGDFPLMTDTGTFIINGAERVIVSQLVRSPSVYFSTKVDKNGKKTFTATVIPNRGAWLELETDAKDIIYVRIDRTRKIPVTVLLRALGFGTDAEILDLLGHDEYIRNTLDKDNTDSTEKALIEIYERLRPGEPPTLDNAKSLLVARFFDPKRYDLANVGRYKINKKLHIKNRLFNQRLAETLVDPTTGEILAETGQMIDRRLLDELIPHLEKNVGFKTYHVANGVLDADSIPLQTISVFSPLDDGKVIKVIANGLIDKAVKHITPADIIASINYFIDLLHGVGSTDDIDHLGNRRLRSVGELLQNQFRIGLSRMERVVRERMSIQDANAITPQALINIRPVIASIKEFFGSSQLSQFMDQTNPLAELTHKRRLSALGPGGLTRERAGFEVRDVHNSHYGRMCPIETPEGPNIGLINSLSSFARINEYGFIEAPYRWVDPKTAIVTEQIAYLTADEEDNYVIAQANAKLSDEGKFAEDSVIVRYNKQADNILTMPSERVDYMDVSPKQVVSVATALIPFLENDDSNRALMGSNMQRQAVPLLIPKSPLVGTGMEHKSAKDSGVCIVAKYDGVIERVSANEIWLRRVEMIDGKPVTGDLVKQKLHKFMRSNQGTCINQRPLCRKGDQVKKGDILADGPSTEMGELALGRNVVVAFMTWEGYNYEDAILLSEKLVKEDVYTSIHIEEYESEARDTKLGPEEITRDIPNVGEEALRNLDERGIIRVGAEISAGDILVGKVTPKGVTELTAEERLLHAIFGEKAREVRDTSLRVPHGTDGIVVDVKVFTRENGDELPPGVNQLVRAYIAQKRKISEGDKMAGRHGNKGVIARILPEEDMPFLPDGTPVEVVLNPLGVPSRMNIGQVLEVHLGMACKRLGIHASTPVFDGAREDDVFNTMEEAGMQRNGKTILYDGRTGESFEREVTVGVMYMIKLAHMVDDKIHARSTGPYSLVTQQPLGGKAQFGGQRFGEMEVWALEAYGAAYTLQEILTVKSDDVVGRVKTYESIVKGENVPEPGVPESFKVLIKELQSLGMDVKILTENEEEIEMKEIDDEDDGASDKLNLNLEGAEVGVE is encoded by the coding sequence ATGAGGGGTGAGGTTAAGTTGGCAGGACAACTTGTTCAGTATGGTCGTCGCACTCGCAGAAGCTATGCTCGTATCCGTGAAGTGCTTGAAGTTCCGAACCTGATTGAAATCCAACAAAAATCGTACGAGAAATTTCTGGAGAAAGATTTGCTTGAGCTTTTCCAGGATATCTCGCCGATTCAGGATTTTACAGGTAATTTGATGCTAGAGTTCATCGATTATTCGCTCGGCGAGCCGAAATATTCCGTCGACGAATCGAAAGAACGCGACGTAACCTACGCAGCTCCGCTGCGAGTTAAAGTTCGGCTCATCAACAAGGAAACCGGCGAAGTGAAAGAGCAAGAAGTGTTCATGGGCGATTTTCCGCTGATGACCGACACAGGCACATTCATTATCAACGGCGCGGAACGGGTTATCGTCAGTCAATTGGTTCGCTCACCTAGCGTCTACTTTAGTACGAAAGTGGATAAGAACGGCAAGAAAACTTTTACGGCTACGGTGATTCCGAACCGCGGTGCTTGGCTGGAGCTTGAAACCGATGCGAAGGACATTATTTATGTGCGCATCGACCGCACTCGAAAAATACCGGTGACGGTACTTCTTCGCGCACTAGGCTTCGGCACTGACGCGGAAATCTTGGATTTGCTCGGTCATGACGAATATATTCGCAATACGCTTGATAAAGACAATACCGATTCGACCGAGAAAGCGCTCATCGAAATTTATGAACGTCTTCGTCCGGGCGAGCCGCCTACTCTCGATAATGCAAAGAGCTTGCTGGTAGCGCGTTTCTTCGATCCAAAGCGTTATGATCTCGCGAATGTGGGCCGCTACAAAATCAACAAGAAACTTCATATTAAAAACCGTCTTTTCAATCAACGCTTGGCCGAAACGCTGGTTGACCCGACTACCGGAGAAATTCTTGCGGAAACGGGTCAAATGATTGACCGCCGTTTGCTTGATGAGTTGATCCCGCATCTGGAGAAGAATGTTGGCTTCAAGACTTATCATGTGGCTAATGGCGTTCTGGATGCCGATAGTATTCCACTACAGACTATCAGCGTATTCTCTCCGCTTGACGATGGAAAAGTTATCAAGGTTATCGCCAATGGTTTGATCGATAAAGCTGTAAAACATATTACACCTGCAGATATCATCGCCTCCATCAACTACTTTATTGATCTGCTGCATGGTGTAGGAAGCACAGATGACATCGACCATCTCGGCAACCGCCGTTTGCGTTCGGTCGGTGAACTGCTGCAAAACCAATTCCGGATCGGTCTATCGCGGATGGAGCGTGTCGTTCGTGAAAGAATGTCGATTCAGGATGCCAATGCGATTACGCCTCAGGCGCTAATCAATATCCGGCCGGTAATTGCATCGATTAAGGAGTTTTTCGGTTCATCTCAGCTTTCCCAGTTTATGGACCAGACAAATCCGCTCGCGGAACTAACGCATAAACGCCGTTTGTCTGCACTCGGACCCGGCGGTTTGACACGTGAGCGCGCGGGCTTTGAAGTTCGCGACGTCCATAATTCACACTATGGCCGGATGTGTCCAATTGAGACTCCTGAGGGACCGAATATCGGGTTGATCAACTCACTGTCCAGCTTCGCACGGATTAACGAATACGGATTTATTGAAGCTCCGTACCGGTGGGTCGATCCAAAGACGGCAATCGTTACTGAGCAGATCGCGTATTTGACCGCTGATGAAGAAGACAATTATGTCATTGCGCAAGCGAATGCAAAGTTATCCGATGAGGGTAAATTCGCAGAGGATTCGGTTATCGTTCGTTATAACAAGCAGGCTGACAACATTCTCACCATGCCAAGCGAGCGCGTTGATTACATGGACGTTTCGCCGAAGCAGGTCGTTTCTGTAGCGACTGCGCTCATACCGTTCCTCGAGAACGATGACTCTAACCGTGCTCTTATGGGCTCGAACATGCAGCGGCAGGCCGTTCCGCTTCTTATCCCGAAATCACCGCTGGTCGGTACAGGGATGGAGCACAAATCGGCTAAAGATTCTGGTGTGTGTATCGTAGCAAAATACGACGGTGTCATTGAGCGTGTCTCGGCTAACGAGATTTGGCTGCGCCGGGTGGAAATGATTGACGGTAAGCCGGTAACCGGTGACCTTGTCAAGCAGAAGCTGCATAAATTCATGCGTTCCAACCAGGGGACTTGCATTAACCAACGGCCGCTTTGCCGTAAAGGGGATCAAGTTAAGAAGGGTGATATCCTGGCGGACGGACCATCCACCGAAATGGGCGAATTGGCCCTCGGACGTAACGTAGTTGTCGCGTTTATGACGTGGGAGGGCTATAACTACGAGGATGCAATCCTCCTCAGCGAGAAGCTTGTGAAAGAAGACGTGTACACCTCGATACACATTGAGGAATACGAGTCGGAAGCGCGCGATACGAAGCTTGGTCCGGAGGAAATCACCCGCGACATTCCGAATGTCGGGGAAGAAGCGCTTCGCAACCTTGATGAGCGTGGAATTATCCGGGTCGGCGCTGAAATTAGCGCTGGCGATATCCTGGTCGGTAAAGTAACGCCGAAAGGCGTTACGGAATTGACCGCAGAAGAAAGATTGCTGCATGCAATCTTCGGCGAGAAAGCTCGAGAAGTTCGTGATACCAGCTTGAGAGTGCCTCACGGTACAGACGGTATCGTGGTTGACGTTAAAGTATTTACCCGGGAAAACGGTGATGAACTGCCGCCAGGCGTTAATCAGCTTGTTCGCGCTTATATTGCCCAGAAACGGAAAATTTCCGAAGGGGACAAAATGGCTGGACGACATGGTAACAAAGGTGTTATCGCCCGTATTTTGCCTGAGGAAGATATGCCGTTCCTTCCGGATGGTACCCCGGTAGAGGTTGTTCTTAATCCACTGGGTGTTCCGTCGCGGATGAACATCGGGCAGGTGCTTGAAGTTCATCTTGGCATGGCCTGTAAGCGTCTTGGCATCCATGCGTCGACGCCGGTATTTGACGGTGCCCGTGAGGATGATGTGTTCAATACCATGGAAGAAGCCGGTATGCAGCGTAACGGTAAGACGATTCTGTATGACGGCCGCACAGGTGAATCGTTTGAACGCGAAGTTACCGTGGGCGTCATGTATATGATAAAACTTGCCCACATGGTTGACGACAAAATCCATGCCCGTTCTACCGGTCCTTACTCGCTCGTTACCCAGCAGCCGCTGGGTGGTAAAGCGCAGTTTGGCGGTCAGCGCTTCGGGGAGATGGAGGTTTGGGCACTCGAGGCTTATGGTGCAGCATATACGCTGCAAGAGATCCTGACAGTCAAATCCGATGATGTCGTCGGCCGTGTTAAAACTTATGAGTCGATCGTCAAAGGGGAGAATGTTCCCGAGCCGGGCGTACCGGAATCGTTTAAGGTCTTGATCAAAGAACTGCAGAGCTTGGGTATGGACGTTAAGATCCTGACCGAGAACGAAGAAGAAATCGAAATGAAAGAAATCGATGATGAGGATGACGGCGCCAGTGATAAGCTGAACCTGAACCTGGAAGGCGCCGAGGTAGGCGTCGAATAA
- a CDS encoding ribosomal L7Ae/L30e/S12e/Gadd45 family protein translates to MQFIIGSKQTTKMVELGKAIRVYVAQDTDPRMKDNIVRLCTSAGVPITWVDTMQGLGETCGIEVGAAMAAVVQETK, encoded by the coding sequence ATGCAATTTATTATCGGCAGTAAACAGACGACAAAAATGGTGGAGCTGGGCAAAGCCATCCGAGTCTATGTTGCTCAAGATACAGATCCGCGTATGAAAGACAACATTGTTCGACTTTGTACATCAGCGGGAGTGCCAATCACCTGGGTAGATACGATGCAAGGCCTCGGGGAAACCTGCGGCATTGAAGTCGGCGCTGCAATGGCGGCGGTAGTACAGGAAACCAAATAA